The following are encoded in a window of Armatimonadota bacterium genomic DNA:
- a CDS encoding serine/threonine protein kinase, with product MPKIVNSWNEWDPLKRVIIGRPEGTNVPAPEPAWWYDLPHGGYPLGAWGPFPQEMVDAANEQMNYFVGQLEKRGVIVERVDIQPFMMNKPLPSPLGWVQLNAHGVNNVRDVTVIHGNYIIEATTVRRSRIYERFNLRPIFERYFKEDPGVVHFAAPMPMLTDESYVRNYYYDFENVWTDEQKRQRLHNWEFQLTEKEPLWDAADAMRFGKDVFHQGSCVTNKGGMDWLKRMFAALGLRLHHVLFDTPKEADKPNNYHPWHIDVNLVPLRPGLCMYNPDWDPRTPELWELFKKNDWEMVPAARPTYVHRNKVYLTGLYEGKSWISMNTFSIDPKTVCVEAHETAYCDQLSKLGFEVVPIPYEKVIPFGGALHCTTLDVYREGGCEDYFPKQVKGY from the coding sequence ATGCCGAAGATCGTGAATTCCTGGAACGAGTGGGACCCGCTGAAGAGGGTGATCATTGGAAGGCCGGAGGGCACGAATGTTCCTGCTCCGGAGCCGGCCTGGTGGTACGACCTCCCGCACGGTGGGTATCCGCTGGGGGCGTGGGGACCGTTCCCGCAGGAGATGGTGGATGCGGCCAACGAGCAGATGAACTACTTCGTGGGCCAGCTCGAGAAGCGGGGCGTCATCGTCGAGCGGGTGGACATTCAGCCCTTCATGATGAACAAGCCGCTTCCGTCACCGCTGGGCTGGGTGCAGTTGAACGCGCACGGCGTCAACAACGTTCGCGACGTCACCGTGATTCACGGCAACTACATCATTGAGGCCACCACCGTCCGCCGTTCCCGCATCTACGAGCGCTTCAACCTTCGGCCGATCTTCGAGCGGTACTTCAAAGAGGATCCCGGGGTCGTTCACTTCGCGGCGCCCATGCCCATGCTGACCGACGAGTCCTATGTCCGGAACTACTACTACGACTTCGAGAATGTCTGGACGGACGAGCAGAAGAGGCAGAGGCTGCACAACTGGGAGTTCCAGCTGACCGAGAAAGAGCCCCTTTGGGACGCCGCCGACGCCATGCGGTTCGGCAAGGACGTCTTCCACCAGGGCTCGTGCGTAACCAACAAGGGAGGCATGGACTGGCTGAAGCGGATGTTCGCTGCGCTCGGCCTGCGGCTGCATCACGTGCTGTTCGATACCCCTAAGGAGGCCGACAAGCCGAACAACTACCATCCGTGGCACATTGACGTGAACCTTGTGCCGCTGCGGCCCGGTCTGTGCATGTACAATCCCGATTGGGATCCGCGCACGCCCGAGTTGTGGGAGCTGTTCAAGAAGAACGATTGGGAGATGGTCCCGGCGGCCAGGCCGACCTACGTGCACAGGAACAAGGTCTACCTGACAGGGCTATACGAGGGCAAGTCATGGATCTCGATGAACACGTTCTCGATTGACCCGAAGACGGTCTGCGTCGAGGCGCACGAGACCGCGTACTGCGACCAGCTCAGCAAGCTGGGGTTTGAGGTGGTCCCGATTCCCTACGAGAAGGTAATCCCGTTTGGCGGCGCCCTGCACTGCACGACGCTGGATGTCTACCGAGAGGGTGGTTGCGAGGACTACTTCCCAAAGCAGGTCAAGGGCTACTGA
- a CDS encoding GTPase → MARKNVIIIGAAGRDFHNFNTYYRGNKSYNVVAFTAAQIPDIEGRKYPRELAGELYPDGIPIYSEADLPSLIKDLKVGDCVFSYSDVSFQHVLTVGAIVQAAGANFVLLGPKDTQIKSTKPVVSVGAVRTGAGKSQTSRRIIELLMAKGLKVVAVRHPMPYGNLVAQKVQRFADLSDLEKHNCTVEEMEEYEPHVVRGNVVYAGVDYEAILRAAEKDPRGCDVILWDGGNNDFSFYKSDLHVTIVDPLRPGHEMSFWPGAVTLRLADVVVINKVDSAGPEGLATVRRNIAAANPSAVVIDAASPIDVDDPSMIRGKRVLVVEDGPTLTHGHMRIGAGVVAAQKFGAAELVDPRPYITGRLVETFKTYPDIGTLLPAMGYGQEMLKDLEATIDRTDCDSVVVGTPIDLSRIIKIRKPATRVYYNLQEIGRPDLAGVLDDFARKHGLA, encoded by the coding sequence ATGGCGAGAAAGAACGTGATCATCATAGGCGCCGCAGGAAGGGACTTCCACAACTTCAACACGTACTACCGGGGAAACAAGAGCTACAACGTCGTGGCTTTCACCGCCGCCCAGATTCCTGACATCGAAGGCAGGAAATACCCCAGGGAACTGGCCGGCGAGCTCTATCCTGACGGCATTCCAATCTACTCGGAAGCCGACCTCCCCTCGTTGATCAAGGACCTGAAGGTTGGCGACTGCGTCTTTTCCTACAGCGACGTGTCCTTCCAGCACGTCTTGACCGTCGGAGCCATCGTGCAGGCGGCCGGCGCCAACTTCGTGTTGTTGGGCCCCAAGGACACCCAGATCAAGAGCACGAAGCCGGTGGTCTCGGTCGGCGCTGTGCGCACAGGAGCCGGCAAGAGCCAGACGTCGCGCAGGATCATCGAGCTGTTGATGGCCAAAGGCCTCAAGGTGGTGGCAGTTCGCCACCCCATGCCGTACGGCAATCTCGTTGCCCAGAAGGTGCAGCGGTTCGCGGATCTCTCCGATCTCGAGAAGCACAACTGCACCGTGGAAGAAATGGAGGAATACGAACCCCACGTGGTTCGCGGCAACGTCGTCTATGCCGGGGTGGACTACGAGGCCATCCTCCGGGCCGCAGAGAAGGATCCCAGGGGCTGCGACGTGATTCTATGGGACGGCGGCAACAACGACTTCTCGTTCTACAAGTCCGACCTGCACGTGACAATCGTTGATCCCCTCCGACCGGGACACGAGATGAGTTTCTGGCCTGGCGCGGTCACGCTGAGGCTTGCCGACGTGGTCGTGATCAACAAGGTGGACAGCGCCGGTCCCGAGGGCCTGGCGACGGTCCGGAGAAACATTGCCGCCGCAAACCCAAGTGCTGTCGTCATAGATGCCGCCTCGCCGATCGATGTGGATGATCCCTCGATGATCAGGGGCAAGAGGGTGCTGGTGGTAGAGGATGGTCCGACCCTGACGCACGGGCACATGAGGATCGGAGCAGGCGTGGTTGCCGCCCAGAAGTTCGGAGCGGCCGAACTAGTGGACCCGCGGCCATACATCACGGGCAGGCTCGTCGAGACCTTCAAGACCTATCCGGACATCGGAACCCTCCTTCCCGCAATGGGGTATGGGCAGGAGATGCTGAAGGACCTGGAGGCCACCATAGACCGGACGGACTGCGACTCGGTGGTGGTGGGGACACCGATCGACCTCAGCCGCATCATCAAGATCAGGAAGCCCGCGACGCGCGTGTACTACAACCTGCAGGAGATCGGTCGCCCCGACCTTGCGGGCGTCCTGGACGATTTCGCAAGGAAGCACGGACTGGCTTAG